One genomic region from Rosa rugosa chromosome 1, drRosRugo1.1, whole genome shotgun sequence encodes:
- the LOC133739573 gene encoding extradiol ring-cleavage dioxygenase-like, which yields MGKEVFDTFFLIHGAPLVLIDDTLPARNFLKSWREKILPEKPKYVLVISGHWETNEPSINVVVRHETIHDFEDFPPEMYELQYPAPGSQELATKVNDVLVAAGYKPLHVDTKRGLDHGAWVPLMEMYPEADVPVCQLSIQSHENGTYHFNLGKALAPLREQGVLIIGTGSVTHNMESLIVNNVGGTVADWALEFDDYVKDALLNGRYDEVNQALEKHPHAKMAHPDGPVHFYPLLAAIGAAGGQKAKAELIHHSFSRHTISYANYRFKSAE from the exons ATGGGTAAGGAAGTGTTTGATACATTCTTTTTGATTCACGGAGCACCGCTGGTGCTGATCGACGACACATTACCCGCCAGAAACTTCTTGAAGTCGTGGAGGGAGAAGATCTTGCCGGAGAAGCCCAAATATGTCCTCGTGATTTCGGGTCACTGGGAGACCAACGAACCCTCCATCAATGTCGTAGTCCGCCATGAAACAATCCACGATTTCGAAGACTTCCCGCCCGAGATGTACGAG CTCCAGTACCCAGCTCCGGGATCTCAAGAACTGGCCACCAAGGTGAACGACGTCCTAGTGGCCGCCGGGTACAAGCCTCTCCACGTGGACACAAAGCGAGGCCTCGACCACGGAGCCTGGGTCCCACTCATGGAAATGTACCCCGAAGCCGACGTGCCGGTGTGCCAGCTCTCCATCCAGTCCCACGAGAACGGAACCTATCACTTCAACTTGGGCAAGGCCCTGGCTCCTCTCAGGGAGCAAGGAGTCCTCATCATCGGCACCGGAAGCGTCACCCACAACATGGAGTCCCTCATCGTCAACAACGTCGGCGGCACCGTGGCCGACTGGGCTCTCGAGTTCGACGACTATGTCAAGGACGCGCTGCTCAACGGAAGGTACGATGAGGTGAACCAGGCTTTGGAGAAACATCCGCACGCCAAGATGGCTCACCCGGATGGACCAGTGCATTTCTATCCCCTACTGGCGGCCATCGGGGCCGCCGGAGGGCAAAAAGCCAAGGCGGAGCTCATTCATCATAGCTTTAGCCGGCATACTATTTCCTATGCCAACTACCGGTTTAAGTCAGCTGAGTGA